The nucleotide sequence ACGCCGAGCTCGCTCGCCGGCTGCAGGCCATGGCGGCCAGCGTCGACACCTTCGGCGCCGCCCAGGGCATCGACGTGGTGCCCACCAGCCGCTACGTGCTGACCTCCCCCACCCCGTGCCCCACCCTCAGCTAGGAGCAGCAACCGTGGCCCCACGCACCGTCCTCGTCACCGGCGCCCAGTCGGGCATCGGCCGCGCCACCGCGCTGCTGCTGGCCCAGCAGGGCTGGCGGGTGGGCGCGTTCGACCTCACGGTCCCCGACCTCGCCGAGGCTCCGGAGGCCGCCGGCGCGGCGGTGCCCATCCACTGCGGGCGCCTGGACGTCACCAGCACCGCCGACTGGGAGCAGGCGCTGACCGAGCTGACCGCTGGCACCGGGGGCGTGCTCGACGCCCTGGTGAACAACGCCGGGGTCATCTCCGCAGGCACGTTCGTGGAGCAGGACGTGGACACCCACCTGCGCCTGGTGCAGGTCAACGTGGGCGGGGTGATCCGCGGCGCCCGGCTGGCCCACCCGTACCTGCTGCGCTCCCCCCAGGCGCACCTGCTCAACCTGGCCTCGGCGTCGGCGATGTACGGCCAGCCCGGCCTCGCGGTGTACGGCGCCACGAAGTCGGCGGTCAAGAGCCTCACCGAGGCCCTGGACATCGAGTGGCGCGGCACCGGGATCACCGTCACCTCGCTGTGGCCGCTGTTCGTCCGGACCGCCATGGTGGACGAGATCAAGGACCTGGGCACCACCCGCAGGCTCGGCGTCCGGCTGGGCCCGGAGGACGTGGCCCGCCAGGTGCACCGCGTGCTGTCCGGCCGCCGCCGGGTGCGCTCGCCGCACGTGATGGTGGGTGCGCAGACCAGGCTGGCGGCCCCGCTCACCCGGATGACCCCGTACTGGCTCAACCGCCAGGTGATCGGCTGGCTCAACCGCTGAGCACCAACGGGTGGCCGCAGCAGCAGACGCGCCCTACTGTGCAGGAAGCGTTTCGCTGACAGCGCTGTCCCCGTCTTGGCCGTCGCCGCCGAGCCGGCGTCACCGCTGTTCGGACGAACTCCACGAAGATGATGCGGTAGGGGGCTCTGGCATGGCGTTCATGTCGCCGGTCGACTCGATGTTCCTGCTCATGGAGAGCAGGGAACACCCGATGCACGTGGGTGGGCTCTCGCTGTTCACCCCGCCGGAGGGCAGCGACGGAGCCGGGCTGGCCCGCTCGATGTACGAGGACCTCTCCGACACCGACAACATGCGCCAGCTCTTCCTGCGCAAGCCGCAGCACCTGCTCACCAGCTTCGCCCCGCTGCGGTGGACGCACGACGCCACGGTCGACGCGGACTACCACCTCCGGCTGTCCGCGCTGCCCAGCCCGGGCCGGGTCCGCGAGCTGCTGGAGCTGGTCTCGCGGCTGCACGGCACCCTGCTGGACCGGCACCGCCCGCTGTGGGAGCTGCACGTGATCGAGGGCCTCAACGACGGCCGCGTGGCGGTGTACTTCAAGACCCACCACGCGCTGATCGACGGGGTCGCGGCCACCCGGGCGTGGTACCGCGCGCTGAGCGAGGACGCCACCACGCCGTTCGTCTCGCCGTGGGTGGAGCCGGAGGACCGCAAGCAGGCAGAGCGTGCGGACAAGCCCAGCAGCGGCGGGTCGAGCC is from Rhodococcus sp. X156 and encodes:
- a CDS encoding SDR family oxidoreductase yields the protein MAPRTVLVTGAQSGIGRATALLLAQQGWRVGAFDLTVPDLAEAPEAAGAAVPIHCGRLDVTSTADWEQALTELTAGTGGVLDALVNNAGVISAGTFVEQDVDTHLRLVQVNVGGVIRGARLAHPYLLRSPQAHLLNLASASAMYGQPGLAVYGATKSAVKSLTEALDIEWRGTGITVTSLWPLFVRTAMVDEIKDLGTTRRLGVRLGPEDVARQVHRVLSGRRRVRSPHVMVGAQTRLAAPLTRMTPYWLNRQVIGWLNR